GCGGTGTCTCACTCCATGAACCCGCGGTTTCACCCATGAACGCGCAGGGCACACCAAACGTTAAGAGACTGAAAGGGTGCGCGGGGGAACCAATGGCGGGGGCGCGGCCGACGGGGCGGAAGCGGGGGCGCGGAAATGTGCGGAGCAAGAAAGAAGGGACGCCGAAGCGTCCCTTGCAAACTCTGACAACCTAGCGGTCCGACGCGGTGAGAATGAGCCGCCCGACCCCTGCGTGCTGTTGTGCAGCATGCAGCGATCAGGTGAGCGCAGGCTCCGCCTGGCGTGCGTCGATGCTCTCCAGAAGCGATTCGTGAGAAGCGGCAGCCGTCAGCGCGTCGTTCTCGGCCTGGATCCGTCCGAGCTCGGATTCCAGGTCTTGTACACGCTGCTGGAGCCGTCGCATCTCGGCGAGGAGTCGCGGGTCGGAGCCGCCGACGTAACCGAGAAGCGCCTTTGCCATGATGGATGGTCCTCCACAATGAGTGACCGACCGAAGCGGTGTGGGTCGTGAGGGATGAGCACCCGCGGTGCTTGGCAGGATCTTGTTCGTGCTGCCGTTCATCCATGCCAAACAGCTGGGGTGCGCGGGGTGCTTTCAGCGTCTCACCAAAAAGTTTGACGGTCAACACGATCACACCCCGTATTGGCGGGCGGCCCGGTGGCGCGCGGCCGGAACGGCGGCGCTGCGACTCCTGCGGGGGCCCTCGGGGCGTGGCGATCATCCTTGAGTGCGGAGCCTCCCACGACAAGCGGTTCTTGGCAATCACCTGCCCCTTTCTGCTGGGGGCACGTGCCCGTGGCATTCCCCTCCGCTTTCACGGGGACGCCCACGGGGAGCTCTCAACGGATCGCGAAGCCGTCGTAACCTCCGCGCGGTGTGTCCCATATCTCGGTGACTCCGGCTACGCGTCCGGGCGTGTCGTCACCCAGAAGCCAGCCGAGCAGTTCCTCGCACCCCTCCTTGGCGCCTTCGGCGACCACCTGGACCCGGCCGTCAGCCAAATTGAGAGCAAAACCACTCAGGCCGCCGATCTCCAGCGCCTTGGCCCGCGTGAACCAGCGGAATCCCACGCCCTGGACGTGTCCGCGCACCCAGGCGACCAGCCGTACATCCTCGCTCATGGGTGCAACCTAACCGCGCAAAGTCTCTCGGGACACTTCCTCCCCGAGCGCCATGCGGTACCGTCCCCACCCAATGATTCTCATATGAAACTCACTCGATCGGGTGAGTCAGGTCGACCAGAGGGAGCAGGAGGCGCGCGTCGCCCCAGAGCTTCGGTCGACCGTTGAGAACACCGCTCGGACGAGGAAGGCAAGGACATGGGACGCCACCGACGCTCCGCCGCCGGCAGCGCCGCCAAGAGCCGCGCCACGGGGGTCACACAGACGCACGGCTCGCATGCGGACAGCCACAGGACGCAGGACGCGCACACCGAAACCCTCCCCACGATCGGCATCGCGCCGTATCTGAACCCCGAGGCGTACGCGGACTCCGTCGCGAGAAGCCAGGAGTACCTGTACGCGGAGGGCGGCTACGCCCACGGCGACACCG
The window above is part of the Streptomyces sp. NBC_00425 genome. Proteins encoded here:
- a CDS encoding acylphosphatase, which codes for MSEDVRLVAWVRGHVQGVGFRWFTRAKALEIGGLSGFALNLADGRVQVVAEGAKEGCEELLGWLLGDDTPGRVAGVTEIWDTPRGGYDGFAIR